AACAAGATCGCGCTGATGCTGATCCACGGCCAGACGGTGCATGACGGCGACAACCTCGGCATTCCGGGCTACACGAAGGTGACCGTGACCAAGGGTCCGGGCAAGGGCATCATCGTGCGCGGCCAGGGCTGGGTCGACGTCGACAAGTCGAACTACAAGAACTACGCGTTCTAACGGCTGTCGCTTCCTGAGTGGAGGTGTGCTCGCTTGCGGGCACACCTTTGAAGAAGAAAACGCAGGCTGCTCCTAGGTCTTAAAGGTTGCAATCGGACTATGAATACAGACGCTGCTTCCGTGCCGTTTCTGCAAGTGGTTGGCGTGCACAAGCGTTTCACCGGCGTGCATGCGCTGCGTGGCGTGAGCCTGTCGTTTCAGCGCGGACAGATCTATCACCTGCTCGGCGAAAACGGTTGCGGCAAGAGCACGCTGATCAAGATCATCTCCGGCGCGCAGCCGCCCGATGAGGGCGAGCTCATTATCGAAGGCGAGCGGCACGCTCGCCTCACGGCGCTGGAATCGCTCGCGGCGGGGATCGAGACGGTGTATCAGGACCTCTCCTTGTTGCCGAACATGAGCGTGGCCGAAAACGTCGCGCTGACCTCGGAGCTGGCTACGCACAACGGCCGCCTGACCCGTACCTTCGACCGCCGCGCATTGGCGAAGACGGCGGAGCGTGCGCTGGCGGCCGTCGGCCTGCCCGGCGACGCGGAGTTCCAGTCCACCCTCGTCGAAGAATTGCCGCTCGCGACCCGCCAGCTCGTGGCGATTGCGCGCGCCATTGCGAGCGAGGCGAAGTTCGTCATCATGGACGAGCCCACCACCTCGCTGACGCAGAAAGAAGTCGACAACCTGATCGCAGTACTAGGCAATTTGCGCGCGCAGGGCGTGACGGTGCTGTTCGTCAGTCACAAGCTCGACGAATGCTATGCGATCGGCGGCGAAGTAATCGTGTTGCGCGACGGCCAGACCATGGCGCAAGGGCCGATCGCGAACTACACCAAGTCCCAGATCAGCGAACTGATGACGGGCCGGCATCTGTCGAGCGAGCGCTATCGCGAAGGGGGTTTCGGCGCCGAAGTGGTGCTCGACGTGAGCGGCCTCACGCGCACCGGCCAGTTCGCCGATGTCTCGTTTGCGCTGCACCGTGGCGAGATTCTCGGCGTCACCGGACTGCTCGACTCGGGACGCAATGAACTGGCGCGCGCGCTCGCGGGCGTGGCGCCTGCGCAGCATGGCGAGATCGTGCTGGACGGCAAGCGCATTGTTTTGCACACGCCGTCCGATGCGAAGAACCACCGGATCGGCTATGTACCGGAAGACCGCCTGAACGAAGGGCTGTTCCTCGACAAGTCGATTCGCGACAACGTCATCACCGCGATGATCTCGAGCCTGCGCGACCGCTTCGGCCAGATCGACCGCACGCGTGCGCAAGCGCTCGCCGTCGACACCGTCAAGGAGTTGCAGATCGCGACGCCCGACGTCGACAAACCCGTGCAGTCGCTGTCCGGCGGTAACCAGCAACGCGTGCTGATCGGCCGCTGGCTCGCCATCGATCCGCGCGTGTTGATCCTGCACGGTCCGACGGTCGGCGTGGATGTCGGCTCGAAGGACATCATCTACCGCATCATGCAGCGCCTGTCGCAGCGGGGCATCGGCATTATCCTGATCAGCGACGACCTGCCCGAGCTGCTGCAGAACTGCGACCGCATCCTGATGATGAAGAAAGGACGCGTTGCGAACGAATATCAAGCCGACCAGTTGCAAGAAGCCGACCTGTATCACGCGCTGCTGTCGGAAGCCGCATAGAGTACGCTGAGAGGACGTGACCCGCATGAACCCGCGCATCAACCAGACCATGACCACGCCAACTGTCATCGACATCGCACCGCAGGTGAAGCCGCTCAGCTTGCGGGCCAAGCTCGCGCGCAACCCCGAGTGGTTCACCGCCGGGCTGATCGTGGTGATGTGCATCATCGTCGGCGCGATCAATCCGCGCTTCTTTCAACTGGCGACGCTGTTCGACCTGC
Above is a genomic segment from Paraburkholderia phenazinium containing:
- a CDS encoding sugar ABC transporter ATP-binding protein → MNTDAASVPFLQVVGVHKRFTGVHALRGVSLSFQRGQIYHLLGENGCGKSTLIKIISGAQPPDEGELIIEGERHARLTALESLAAGIETVYQDLSLLPNMSVAENVALTSELATHNGRLTRTFDRRALAKTAERALAAVGLPGDAEFQSTLVEELPLATRQLVAIARAIASEAKFVIMDEPTTSLTQKEVDNLIAVLGNLRAQGVTVLFVSHKLDECYAIGGEVIVLRDGQTMAQGPIANYTKSQISELMTGRHLSSERYREGGFGAEVVLDVSGLTRTGQFADVSFALHRGEILGVTGLLDSGRNELARALAGVAPAQHGEIVLDGKRIVLHTPSDAKNHRIGYVPEDRLNEGLFLDKSIRDNVITAMISSLRDRFGQIDRTRAQALAVDTVKELQIATPDVDKPVQSLSGGNQQRVLIGRWLAIDPRVLILHGPTVGVDVGSKDIIYRIMQRLSQRGIGIILISDDLPELLQNCDRILMMKKGRVANEYQADQLQEADLYHALLSEAA